The DNA region CCCCCCCCCCCCCCCCCCCCCCCCCCCCCCCCCCCCCCCCCCCCCCCCCCCCCCCCCCCCCCCCCCCAAAAAACGCAGGATGGTACCGGCGGACGGGACTCCAAAAACGGGAGTCACATTCGACGTGTGGGCGGGGATTTCGCTCGGAGGAAGCGGCTCGTTCAAACAACTTGCGACGGAGAAGTCTCGAAGCTCACCTCTGTTAGTGAATCGGTGGCGAACACAATTCACAGATTTCTAGCCTGTGTCAAGACTCAGAATGAGGGGACTTTACCCTCTCGAAAGTCTCGAAAGAGTCCATTCCAGGGTTATGTCCAGGGTTATATAACCCTTCTCCGCACTCTCCGCCGTGGGACACTGATGGCATTGTGTAACCGATTTTAGGCTCAAATTTGGCTTGGTGGGCGAGGTGGGACTCGAACCCACACGGCTGTTAACCACTGGAACCTAAATCCAGTGCGTCTACCAATTCCGCCACTCGCCCCCGGGGAAGAAGCTTGAGTGTACCGGGAGCCAGAGTCTGCTGGCCCGCCCCCACCCTTCAGAAATGGGGGCAGGGAAGGGCACTAAGGCAACTCCGCGTCGTATTGGGCGGCAAGTCGGCCCAGCGCGGCTTGCCACTGACGGTCAATCTGGTCAAGCCATTCGCCGGTTCCGCGCAGAGGCTGCAGATTCAGTTCGCGATAAACAACCCGTCCAACCCGATGGCTCGTCACGAGTCCCGATGTCTCCAAGACCCCCAAGTGGCGGTTGGCCCCTTGACGAGTCATGGGCAGGCCCTCCAGCAAATCCCCGGTCCTCATTCGACCGTGCCTTGCCAGCCGCGAAACCATTTCCCGACGGTGCCGGTCGGCGAGGGCGGCAAAAACGGAATCGGCGGATTCAAGATGCATATTGCTTCGGCAGTTTGGCCAGTTCTTCTTCCCACCCACCGGTGTTTTGGCCAAGGGCCCACTCGCGCCGGTCTTCTGCGATGTTCGCAAAACCGCTTTCGACCATTGTGACTTTGGTGTTCGGGCCATCGGGCTCCAAAGTGAATTGGACGGTGGTCAATTGGTCTTCTGGATGAGCGTCGAGGGTAAAGGCGTCTCCGGGATGCCACTGGTATGCCAAAACCCGGGGCGGGTCAAAGATGGTCATCCGGGCCTGGCTCCGGTGTTCGCCCCAAACCATTTCGAAGACGCCGCCATCGCCGTAGTCCCCTTCGATGCTTTGGGGGAACCAACTGGAAAGTGCCGCCGCAGAACCGAACGACCGTTCCCAAACGGTTGCCGGATCGGCGGGCAGCAGAAGGACATGGATGATGCTGTCTCGCATATGCAACATTTTAGTTGCATTTGTCCGGAATTGTCAAGATCCCCGAAACAAGATAGATCGAAAACTGCAGAGAGGTTACTATCTGGTAACATAAAGCGGTGCACGACCAGGTCTGGAAGGCTCTCGCCGACCCAACACGGCGGGCAGTGCTCGACCAACTTGCCCAAGGGCCCAAAACCACCGGCGAGCTTTGCGAGGCATTCCCATCCATCGATCGTTGCACAGTGATGAAGCACTTGGAGGTGCTGGTGCGGGCCAATTTGGCCCTGACCGAACGGCGCGGAAGGAACCGCTACAACTTTATCAATCCCCTGCCGTTGCACCAAATCGTGGAACGGTGGGTGACGGGGCACACGGCGCGCTTGGCGCTATCGGCCCAACGCCTCAAGGAAATCAGCGAACAAACCAATGGAAATTAAGATCCACGAAATCATTGTCGAACTCGATATCAACCAGACCCAACAAAACGTGTGGGACGCCATGCTCAACCGGTTGCCAGAATGGTGGCCGGCCGACTTCGTCGGGTTTCCTGGAAAGGGCAAAGTCAAATTCGAGCCGGTTGCCGGAGGGCGGCTCTATGAAGAGACCGAAGAAGGCGGACAGCTGATGTGGGGGAATGTTGTTGGCATCTATCCCGGCGAGGCGATTGAAATCTCCAGTATCGTCACCCCGGCATTCGGTGGGCCAAGCCTCAACTTCATCCGCATGGCCCTGCTTGGCGAAACCGGAGGTGTGACGAAGTTCCGGTTGAGTAACACGGTTATGGGCCACATGTCCGCCGAAGGGGAAGGCTCCGTCACCGAGGGCTGGCAATACCTGTTCGGCGGCTTGAAGACCTATTGCGAAGCCAATTGACGATGACCAGGGCGGGCTGCGCTAGCGGAGCGTTGCCCCCAAGGCTTGGAGCGCTGAAACCACCTGGTCCCTCAGCGCATTCGATTCGTCGTCGGTCAGGTTTGCGTTCATGCGCCGGAACTGCAAAGCCAGGGCCAGCGAGTGCAAGCCCTCCGGCACGCCCTGGCCTTCATAAACATCAAAAAGCCAAAACCGCTCCAGATCCGGGCCACCAGACCGGGCGACGGCGTCCGAAATCTCCGAATAGGGGACATCCTTCTTGATCAAAATGGCGATGTCGCGGCGGGATGCCGGGTTCCGGCTGATGGGGCGGTAATCCGGGATTCCGGCTGCGACTGAAGCCAGCGGGTCAAGAGTCAACTCTGCGAGCACGGTGCCGGGCGGCAATCCGCATGCTTCGGCAACTAGTGGGTGGATTTGGCCCATCACCCCAAGCTCAGCACCTGCCATGACCACCCGGGTTTGACGGGTCGGGTGGAACCGGGGATCCGTCGTCGTCCGTCTAAATTGGGTGGCCAGACTGACCGCCTGCGCGACCGATTCGACAACGCCCTTGAGCGTGAAGAAGTCGGCCGTGCTGGAGTCGCTTGGGCGCCACCCAGGACCATCGAACCGGCCGGCGCTCATCAGGCCAAGTTGTGTGGATTCGACACCGGTGCCGTGGACGCGGCCGATTTCAAAAATGTGGAGGTCTTCCACGTTGTTGCGGCGTTGTGCATCGGCCAAGGAAGGAAGGATGGAGTTGCGCAAAAAGGCCATTTCCGGGCTATGCGGTTGGCGAACCCTCACCCTTGTGTTCTCGCCAGACCCACTGTCTGCCGGGAAATCCAGCGGATGAAGATCCCGCAGCGAA from Armatimonadota bacterium includes:
- a CDS encoding helix-turn-helix transcriptional regulator, coding for MHLESADSVFAALADRHRREMVSRLARHGRMRTGDLLEGLPMTRQGANRHLGVLETSGLVTSHRVGRVVYRELNLQPLRGTGEWLDQIDRQWQAALGRLAAQYDAELP
- a CDS encoding SRPBCC domain-containing protein, whose product is MRDSIIHVLLLPADPATVWERSFGSAAALSSWFPQSIEGDYGDGGVFEMVWGEHRSQARMTIFDPPRVLAYQWHPGDAFTLDAHPEDQLTTVQFTLEPDGPNTKVTMVESGFANIAEDRREWALGQNTGGWEEELAKLPKQYAS
- a CDS encoding helix-turn-helix transcriptional regulator, which codes for MHDQVWKALADPTRRAVLDQLAQGPKTTGELCEAFPSIDRCTVMKHLEVLVRANLALTERRGRNRYNFINPLPLHQIVERWVTGHTARLALSAQRLKEISEQTNGN